In Poecile atricapillus isolate bPoeAtr1 chromosome W, bPoeAtr1.hap1, whole genome shotgun sequence, one DNA window encodes the following:
- the LOC131592386 gene encoding histone H2A-IV codes for MSGRGKQGGKARAKAKSRSSRAGLQFPVGRVHRLLRKGNYAERVGAGAPVYLAAVLEYLTAEILELAGNAARDNKKTRIIPRHLQLAIRNDEELNKLLGKVTIAQGGVLPNIQAVLLPKKTDSHKAKAK; via the coding sequence ATGTCCGGGCGCGGGAAGCAGGGCGGGAAGGCGCGCGCCAAGGCCAAGTCGCGCTCGTCGCGGGCCGGGCTGCAGTTCCCCGTGGGCCGCGTGCACCGGCTGCTGCGCAAGGGCAACTACGCGGAGCGCGTGGGCGCCGGCGCCCCGGTGTACCTGGCGGCCGTGCTGGAGTACCTGACGGCCGAGATCCTGGAGCTGGCGGGCAACGCGGCCCGCGACAACAAGAAGACGCGCATCATCCCCCGCCACCTGCAGCTCGCCATCCGCAACGACGAGGAGCTCAACAAGCTGCTGGGCAAGGTGACCATCGCGCAGGGCGGCGTGCTGCCCAACATCCAGGCCGTGCTGCTGCCCAAGAAGACCGACAGCCACAAGGCTAAAGCCAAGTAA
- the LOC131592390 gene encoding histone H2B 8, translating to MPEPAKSAPAPKKGSKKAVTKTQKKGDKKRRKTRKESYSIYVYKVLKQVHPDTGISSKAMGIMNSFVNDIFERIAGEASRLAHYNKRSTITSREIQTAVRLLLPGELAKHAVSEGTKAVTKYTSSK from the coding sequence ATGCCGGAACCAGCTAAATCCGCTCCTGCTCCCAAGAAGGGCTCTAAGAAGGCTGTCACCAAGACTCAAAAGAAAGGTGACAAGAAGCGTAGAAAGACTAGGAAAGAGAGCTACTCGATCTACGTGTACAAGGTGCTGAAGCAGGTGCACCCCGACACGGGCATCTCGTCCAAGGCCATGGGCATCATGAACTCCTTCGTCAACGACATCTTCGAGCGCATCGCCGGCGAGGCGTCGCGCCTGGCGCACTACAACAAGCGCTCCACCATCACGTCGCGGGAGATCCAGACGGCCgtgcggctgctgctgcccggcGAGCTGGCCAAGCACGCCGTGTCCGAGGGCACCAAGGCTGTCACCAAGTACACCAGCTCCAAGTAG